The DNA sequence TGTGCCTGCTCGTCTCCGTCGCCGCAATTGGCATTGCGGTGGTCACCGGATACTTCCGCTTCCTGGGCGTGGCCTGATGCTGACAGTGCTTATCGACGGTCCCTCGGGGTCCGGCAAGTCCACCTACGCCGAGGCCCTCGGGCGTCATTGGGGCCTGCCGGTGGTCCATCTCGATAGCTTCTATCCCGGGTGGTCGGGACTCGCGGCTGGCGCCGCGATGGTGGGGGAGGACGTCCTCCATCCTCTCCGCCCCGGCTATCGCCGATGGGATTGGGTGGACAACCGGCCCGCGGGGTGGGTGGACCTTGACCCACACGCCTCGATGATCGTGGAAGGGGTGGGTGCGGTGACGCGGGCGTCGATAAGCAAGGCGACGCAGCGCGGCGACGTGTTGACTGTGCGAGTCTGTGCTCCCGCTGCCCTGCGCCGCAGGCGCGCTTTGAATCGCGATCCGAGCTTTGAACCATGGTGGGATATGTGGGCCGCGCA is a window from the Corynebacterium testudinoris genome containing:
- a CDS encoding nucleoside/nucleotide kinase family protein — encoded protein: MLTVLIDGPSGSGKSTYAEALGRHWGLPVVHLDSFYPGWSGLAAGAAMVGEDVLHPLRPGYRRWDWVDNRPAGWVDLDPHASMIVEGVGAVTRASISKATQRGDVLTVRVCAPAALRRRRALNRDPSFEPWWDMWAAQEREHFTGAGNVPVHLRIEMGGGE